The Prosthecochloris marina genome window below encodes:
- a CDS encoding outer membrane protein, with translation MKKALSLLVVAILAMGWSTISIAGNPYASANIGLTWFSDIDGTEIDAADRDDTLTIGCDSGITLTGAIGYDMGSIRAEAELGYQSNDAASLTLYDDGDIDEKWEWSGDISLTTFMFNGYYDIKPMTDSDVELFLTAGIGGVFYDFDNVGDSDDEDYRGSINGSTWAYQLGAGIAIPVGKNMTVDARYRYLNAAEFTTEDDYAGFDDESFNLDLESHSALIGLRYNF, from the coding sequence ATGAAAAAAGCACTCTCCTTGCTGGTTGTAGCCATCCTCGCCATGGGCTGGTCCACCATCTCTATCGCCGGAAATCCTTACGCCTCCGCAAACATCGGCCTTACATGGTTCAGTGATATAGACGGCACCGAAATCGATGCGGCAGATCGGGACGATACCCTCACTATCGGATGCGATTCCGGTATTACCCTAACAGGAGCTATCGGTTATGACATGGGAAGCATCAGGGCAGAAGCCGAGCTTGGTTATCAGTCAAATGATGCTGCCTCTCTCACCCTGTATGACGATGGCGATATCGACGAAAAATGGGAGTGGAGCGGAGATATCTCTCTCACAACCTTCATGTTCAATGGATATTACGACATCAAGCCGATGACCGACTCCGATGTCGAACTTTTCCTGACAGCCGGTATCGGTGGTGTTTTCTATGACTTCGATAATGTCGGTGACAGCGATGATGAAGACTACAGAGGTTCGATAAACGGCAGCACCTGGGCATACCAGCTTGGCGCAGGTATCGCAATTCCAGTCGGAAAAAACATGACTGTCGATGCGCGTTACCGTTATCTCAATGCTGCCGAATTCACAACGGAAGACGATTATGCCGGCTTTGACGACGAATCGTTCAACCTTGACCTCGAAAGCCATTCTGCACTCATTGGATTACGATACAATTTTTAA
- a CDS encoding DUF4349 domain-containing protein, translating to MKRMFRLLFPVCLIFFITACAGDGNVASTGEGRGGALTEYYGVADEMPMPKRALQAPVADVEQSGEAINNLDVVDPKIIREGGVTFQTPDLKQTRIFLDSLIQRYKAYVVNDDQYKFDDRIEQRLVIRVPADGFDALVGELERNVERFDSRTISARDVTEEFLDVSLRIQIKKETEKRYRDILARAKTVKDILEVERYLGRIRTEIESLEGRLKYLENRISFSTLTVTFYELKPEAVGFSSQFSVALKNGWNNFMLFILWGVSLWPFIIAGLVLLLILFVIAGRRKRAG from the coding sequence ATGAAACGTATGTTCAGGTTGCTGTTTCCCGTGTGTCTCATTTTTTTTATTACGGCTTGTGCCGGGGATGGAAATGTTGCTTCAACGGGTGAAGGGCGAGGAGGGGCTTTGACGGAGTATTATGGGGTTGCCGACGAAATGCCGATGCCGAAAAGAGCGCTACAGGCTCCTGTGGCTGATGTTGAGCAGAGCGGAGAGGCAATCAACAACCTTGATGTGGTAGATCCGAAAATTATCCGTGAGGGTGGAGTTACTTTTCAAACCCCCGACCTGAAACAAACCAGGATATTTCTTGACAGTCTTATTCAGCGCTACAAGGCTTATGTGGTAAATGACGACCAGTACAAGTTCGACGACAGGATCGAACAGCGGCTTGTGATTCGTGTGCCGGCCGATGGTTTCGATGCTCTGGTTGGGGAGCTGGAACGCAACGTCGAGCGCTTTGACAGCAGAACGATTTCGGCAAGAGATGTAACCGAAGAGTTTCTGGATGTTTCGTTGCGGATTCAGATAAAAAAGGAAACAGAAAAACGTTATCGTGATATCCTTGCCAGGGCGAAAACGGTGAAGGATATTCTTGAAGTGGAGCGCTACCTCGGCCGGATCCGAACTGAAATCGAGTCACTCGAAGGACGGCTCAAATATCTTGAAAACAGAATATCGTTCAGCACTCTCACCGTTACTTTCTACGAGCTCAAGCCAGAAGCGGTCGGGTTTTCTTCCCAGTTCAGCGTTGCCCTGAAAAACGGCTGGAATAACTTTATGCTTTTTATTCTCTGGGGTGTTTCTCTTTGGCCCTTTATTATCGCCGGACTGGTTCTGCTCCTTATCCTCTTCGTTATTGCCGGAAGAAGGAAGAGGGCGGGGTAA
- a CDS encoding isoprenyl transferase gives MDFSAAFTSRWFKSATDPQDEQIRRDLKATCELPEHVAIIMDGNGRWARQKGKTRIEGHAAGVDAVRDVVEAAAQLDMQYLTLFTFSTENWKRPEKEISSLMQLLIKVLQKEAKELYRNNVRLHVIGDIQQLPGKVRDTLEETVELTKDNTGLTLCIALSYSGKWDILQACKTICHEIESGRLTSDEIDERLLESFLSTKGIPEPELLIRTSGEFRISNFLLWQSAYSEIYFTNTYWPDFRRSQLYDAIRDFQKRERRFGLTSEQLKSKKALPSRL, from the coding sequence ATGGATTTTTCGGCAGCATTTACATCTCGCTGGTTCAAGTCTGCAACCGACCCCCAGGACGAACAAATCAGGCGTGATCTGAAAGCAACCTGTGAACTTCCCGAACATGTCGCCATTATTATGGATGGTAACGGCAGGTGGGCACGACAAAAAGGGAAAACTCGCATAGAAGGACATGCCGCCGGTGTCGACGCTGTCCGTGATGTCGTTGAAGCTGCTGCCCAGTTGGATATGCAGTACCTCACTCTTTTCACCTTTTCAACCGAAAACTGGAAAAGACCAGAAAAAGAGATTTCCTCGTTAATGCAGCTTTTAATTAAAGTCCTGCAGAAAGAAGCAAAAGAATTGTACCGCAACAACGTCAGACTTCATGTCATCGGCGACATCCAGCAACTTCCCGGAAAAGTCCGTGACACACTCGAGGAAACGGTAGAACTCACAAAAGACAATACCGGGCTTACACTTTGTATAGCGTTGAGTTACAGTGGAAAATGGGATATCTTGCAGGCTTGTAAAACAATCTGTCACGAAATCGAGAGTGGACGTCTCACTTCGGATGAGATCGATGAACGCCTTCTTGAATCGTTTCTTTCAACAAAGGGCATACCGGAACCCGAACTGCTGATACGAACAAGCGGTGAATTCCGGATAAGCAATTTTCTTTTATGGCAAAGTGCCTATTCGGAAATATATTTCACCAACACCTACTGGCCTGATTTTCGCCGAAGTCAGCTGTACGATGCAATAAGGGATTTTCAGAAACGTGAACGCCGTTTCGGCCTGACAAGCGAACAACTCAAAAGCAAAAAAGCTTTACCAAGCAGGTTATAA
- the bamA gene encoding outer membrane protein assembly factor BamA produces the protein MKQLQLSWHTVAVVLLLLFITTVHAPPASAQTNRQPKAARYTVSNISFSGLRTISENQLLNSLPLKKGDTVSIPGTEIPGAIEYLWAQKKFSDIQAEQDIAGNMIDLRFVVNELPLLDGVVFEGNDKLKDKELEKIAALYPGRHIDEQSLLTAASKIQETYKEKGYLRAKIEYSLKQLENGRVTALFSIDEKSKVIIEKIRFHGNDAFKDGKLRGVFEETSQNAWWKTIFGQPKLDTEKYNQDKKLLVDFYRENGYRDMTIVRDSISYTKDQKGLNIDIFLEEGPVYYIRDITWNGNTKDFATTDILTTVFDIRKGDRYNAKKIQEQLNFSKDNRDVASLYLDRGYLAFRSSLQEQVVPPDSVDLNISLFEGDQFRLGKINIEGNTKTKDHVIRRELRTVPGDMFSRKNVVRSVREISMLNYFDPESTRPDIQPDEASKTVDITYNVTEKQTDTFNASVGYSGNIGFTGALGVTFNNFSLQDLFNGEAWDPLPHGDGQKLSFQWQFGNEDYRTLSLSFTEPWAFGTPTALGFSVFKTKRNYTDDGDDDNLLKQTGASLNIGRRLSWPDDYFSINWKLKYLHSEGELLSFVDSENQPDTADEVSITQTISRNSIDNPIYPRRGSNNSLSTQLAGGLLPGTVDFYKFIASSSWYVPLGGDFVLNLSTQHGYLDTFSEGDYIPYTDSFYMGGSGLSSLSTVPLRGYDDRALGELNDDTGLYTGRVYSKFTTELRYPLTLSPTASVYALAFVEAGNLWGSVEDMDYSDLKRSAGLGLRLYLPIIGLVGLDYGYGFDPVASNPGADNQGWKFIFSFGQFAQ, from the coding sequence ATGAAACAACTACAGTTATCCTGGCATACCGTTGCCGTAGTTTTATTACTTCTTTTCATAACAACAGTTCATGCTCCCCCTGCTTCGGCACAAACAAACCGACAACCAAAAGCTGCACGTTACACCGTTTCCAACATATCATTCAGCGGCCTGAGGACAATCAGCGAGAATCAACTCCTCAACAGCCTCCCGCTAAAAAAAGGAGATACCGTCAGCATACCGGGCACTGAAATCCCTGGTGCCATAGAATATCTTTGGGCGCAAAAAAAGTTCAGCGATATCCAGGCAGAGCAGGATATAGCCGGAAACATGATCGATCTCCGTTTTGTCGTCAATGAACTTCCCTTGCTCGATGGCGTTGTTTTCGAAGGCAACGACAAACTCAAAGACAAAGAGCTGGAGAAAATCGCTGCTCTCTACCCGGGAAGGCATATCGATGAACAGAGCCTCCTGACTGCAGCAAGCAAGATCCAGGAAACCTATAAAGAAAAAGGTTATTTGCGGGCGAAGATCGAGTACTCGCTGAAACAACTCGAGAATGGAAGAGTAACGGCACTTTTTTCAATTGATGAAAAGTCGAAGGTGATCATCGAAAAAATCCGGTTCCACGGCAACGACGCATTCAAAGACGGAAAACTCCGGGGCGTGTTCGAGGAAACCAGCCAGAACGCATGGTGGAAAACTATTTTCGGACAACCCAAACTCGATACAGAAAAATACAACCAGGATAAAAAACTGCTTGTTGATTTTTACCGTGAAAACGGCTACCGGGACATGACAATCGTGCGGGACTCCATCTCGTATACGAAAGACCAGAAAGGATTGAACATCGATATCTTTCTCGAGGAAGGTCCTGTCTATTACATCAGAGATATCACATGGAACGGCAACACCAAAGATTTTGCAACAACCGACATCCTCACCACAGTTTTCGATATAAGAAAAGGCGACCGCTACAATGCGAAAAAAATCCAGGAACAGCTGAACTTTTCAAAAGACAACCGAGACGTCGCCTCACTCTACCTTGACCGGGGATATCTTGCCTTTCGTTCATCCCTGCAGGAACAGGTCGTCCCGCCCGACTCGGTTGACCTGAACATATCACTGTTCGAAGGGGATCAGTTCAGACTTGGAAAAATCAATATCGAGGGTAATACGAAAACCAAGGATCATGTTATCCGCCGCGAACTGCGTACCGTTCCTGGAGACATGTTCAGCCGGAAAAATGTTGTCAGAAGTGTCAGGGAAATCTCGATGTTGAACTACTTCGATCCTGAAAGCACGAGGCCCGACATTCAACCGGATGAGGCGAGCAAGACCGTCGACATCACCTACAATGTCACCGAGAAACAGACCGATACATTCAACGCCTCGGTCGGTTACAGCGGCAATATCGGCTTTACCGGTGCGTTGGGCGTGACGTTCAACAACTTTTCGTTGCAGGACCTTTTCAATGGTGAAGCATGGGATCCGCTGCCGCATGGTGACGGCCAGAAGCTCTCTTTCCAATGGCAGTTCGGCAACGAAGACTACCGGACACTCTCTCTGTCATTTACCGAGCCCTGGGCATTCGGCACCCCGACCGCCTTGGGTTTTTCTGTCTTCAAAACAAAAAGAAACTACACCGATGACGGCGATGACGATAACCTGCTCAAACAAACAGGAGCGTCGCTCAATATCGGCAGACGCCTTAGCTGGCCAGACGATTATTTCTCGATCAACTGGAAACTGAAATACCTGCACAGTGAAGGTGAGCTTCTGAGCTTTGTCGATTCCGAAAATCAGCCCGATACGGCCGACGAGGTCTCGATAACACAAACCATTTCAAGAAACAGTATCGACAACCCCATCTATCCACGCAGAGGAAGCAATAACTCTCTATCGACACAGCTTGCAGGCGGTCTACTGCCGGGCACCGTAGATTTCTACAAGTTTATCGCCAGCTCGAGCTGGTACGTGCCGCTCGGAGGTGATTTTGTCCTGAACCTTTCGACGCAACACGGTTATCTCGACACGTTCAGTGAAGGCGATTACATCCCGTATACCGACTCGTTCTACATGGGAGGCAGCGGCCTCTCTTCGCTCTCAACCGTTCCATTACGCGGCTACGACGACCGGGCGCTGGGTGAGCTCAATGATGATACCGGTCTTTATACCGGCCGGGTTTACTCGAAGTTCACCACTGAACTGCGCTACCCTCTGACACTTTCACCGACAGCAAGCGTGTATGCCCTTGCGTTTGTCGAGGCCGGCAACCTGTGGGGCTCGGTGGAAGATATGGACTACAGCGACCTGAAAAGATCTGCCGGATTAGGCCTGAGACTGTACCTGCCGATCATCGGTCTCGTCGGGCTCGATTACGGTTACGGGTTCGACCCTGTCGCAAGCAACCCGGGAGCCGATAACCAGGGATGGAAATTCATTTTCAGCTTCGGTCAATTCGCCCAATAA
- a CDS encoding FKBP-type peptidyl-prolyl cis-trans isomerase, whose amino-acid sequence MPEAKQGDTVKVHYTGKLDDGSVFDTSAEREPLEFTVGAGAVIPGFEQAVVGLQPGESTETTIDPDNAYGPRSAELVTEVKREQLPPDLEVAVGQQLQVSMADGQTAVVLVTDVNDAAITIDANHPLAGQALTFSIELVEIV is encoded by the coding sequence ATGCCAGAGGCCAAACAAGGCGATACCGTAAAAGTACATTATACCGGAAAGCTGGATGATGGGAGTGTATTCGACACCTCTGCTGAGCGTGAACCGCTTGAGTTTACGGTGGGGGCGGGTGCAGTGATTCCCGGTTTCGAGCAGGCTGTGGTAGGGCTGCAGCCGGGCGAGTCAACGGAAACGACTATCGATCCCGACAATGCGTATGGCCCGAGAAGCGCTGAGCTTGTAACCGAGGTAAAACGCGAGCAGCTCCCGCCTGACCTTGAGGTAGCTGTCGGTCAGCAGCTTCAGGTAAGTATGGCCGACGGTCAGACGGCGGTTGTTTTGGTTACCGATGTTAACGACGCTGCCATAACCATCGACGCTAATCATCCGCTGGCTGGCCAGGCTCTTACCTTTTCGATAGAGCTTGTCGAGATCGTGTGA
- the gatA gene encoding Asp-tRNA(Asn)/Glu-tRNA(Gln) amidotransferase subunit GatA, with protein MQFSSYLSLRKKLLAREINCETVVRGYIERIQKNRDNNVYITVFDKGAIERARVLDKKLEEGHVPGKLFGLPMAIKDNLSVKDAPLTCASGILSQYSAVYNATAVERLLAEDAIFLGKVNMDEFAMGSSNENSSFGPVPNPYDQTRVPGGSSGGSAAAVAGDLAMVALGSDTGGSVRQPAGFCNVVGLKPTYGRISRYGLVAFGSSFDQIGVLSKNSDDAALVLGVIAGKDEADTTSSHHPVSDYAEEMDNVSVKGLKIGVPNEFFPKTLDKGVASVVNARLEELREAGAELVQITLPESDYAIAAYYILTTAEASSNLARFDGARYGYRSKDAEDLAGMYVNSRTEGFGSEVKRRIMLGTYVLSAGYYDTYYKKAQQVRRVFLNRYKEALSKVDVIAGPTSPFPPFGIGDKIDDPLEMYLADVFTVPASIAGMPALSVPAGFDGSGLPVGLQLIGDFFTEGKLLGVAREIQNAQKR; from the coding sequence GTGCAATTTTCCTCATACCTAAGTCTGCGCAAAAAGCTTCTCGCTCGCGAAATCAACTGTGAAACGGTGGTACGCGGGTATATCGAGCGGATTCAAAAGAACCGCGACAACAATGTCTATATAACGGTATTTGATAAAGGTGCCATCGAGCGTGCAAGAGTGCTCGACAAAAAGCTGGAAGAGGGTCATGTGCCCGGAAAGCTTTTCGGGCTCCCGATGGCGATCAAGGATAATCTTTCTGTCAAAGATGCTCCCCTTACGTGTGCTTCTGGTATTCTTTCACAGTACAGTGCGGTATACAATGCAACCGCTGTTGAGCGGCTGCTTGCCGAAGATGCGATTTTTCTGGGTAAAGTCAATATGGATGAGTTTGCAATGGGCAGTTCCAATGAGAATTCCTCGTTTGGACCGGTCCCGAATCCCTATGATCAAACCCGTGTGCCAGGTGGAAGTTCAGGAGGTTCTGCGGCAGCTGTAGCCGGGGATCTTGCAATGGTTGCTCTTGGTTCCGATACAGGCGGTTCAGTCAGGCAGCCGGCTGGTTTCTGCAACGTTGTTGGTTTGAAACCTACCTATGGCAGGATCTCGCGCTACGGTCTGGTTGCGTTTGGTTCTTCGTTTGATCAGATAGGGGTACTGTCAAAAAATTCTGATGATGCGGCACTTGTTCTCGGTGTGATTGCCGGGAAAGACGAGGCGGATACGACGTCATCTCATCATCCTGTCTCGGATTATGCTGAGGAGATGGATAACGTATCGGTCAAGGGACTGAAAATCGGTGTCCCTAACGAATTTTTTCCAAAAACCCTTGATAAAGGAGTTGCTTCGGTTGTCAATGCACGCCTTGAAGAGCTTCGCGAAGCAGGGGCGGAGCTTGTACAAATCACGTTGCCCGAAAGCGACTATGCGATTGCCGCCTACTATATTCTGACAACTGCGGAAGCTTCATCCAACCTTGCTCGTTTTGACGGTGCAAGATACGGCTACCGTTCAAAGGATGCGGAAGATCTTGCAGGAATGTATGTAAACTCGAGGACGGAAGGTTTCGGAAGCGAAGTGAAGCGAAGGATTATGCTTGGTACGTACGTGCTTTCCGCCGGCTACTACGATACCTATTATAAAAAAGCTCAACAAGTCAGAAGGGTTTTTCTGAACAGGTACAAAGAAGCGTTGAGTAAGGTGGATGTTATAGCAGGCCCTACATCCCCTTTTCCTCCGTTCGGAATAGGTGATAAAATAGATGATCCGTTAGAAATGTATCTTGCCGATGTTTTCACGGTACCTGCAAGCATAGCCGGAATGCCGGCACTCAGTGTTCCTGCCGGCTTTGATGGTTCAGGATTGCCTGTAGGTCTTCAACTTATCGGTGATTTTTTCACAGAAGGCAAGCTTCTCGGAGTTGCACGTGAGATTCAGAACGCACAGAAGCGGTGA
- a CDS encoding Ni/Fe hydrogenase subunit alpha, whose translation MTKVDCNIDVHHLTRVEGHGNIHITIQEGKLVDATWAVVETPRFFEMMVRGMSAERVPFLTSRICGICSISHSLASIRSLERAMEITAPPSAEKIRLLAMHGETLQSHALHLFFLAIPDFVNTPNVLPLIKSHPDIVQSGLRLKEAGNAISALTTGRCTHPVSLVLGGVSKAPEKRELSALRQQLEGVLPDLDAARDFCATLSIPDFERETEFVSLYNGSTYPFIGGDLYSTDGIRKDENDYLDMTNEYKEEFTTSKFTKLSRESFAAGALARFNNNHVFLHPEAKETASAFGLVPVNHNPFMNNIAQLVECYHIVHDAIALIDALLDDPLEKLKAAWTPKAGKATGAVEAPRGILYHHMEVDDTGKVLKGDCIIPTTQNNANIHLDLSALVHQALEEEKTDKEIQQLCEMIVRSYDPCISCSVH comes from the coding sequence ATGACAAAAGTTGACTGCAATATCGATGTCCACCATCTGACACGGGTTGAAGGGCACGGTAATATCCACATAACGATACAAGAAGGAAAACTGGTTGACGCTACCTGGGCGGTTGTAGAAACCCCGAGGTTTTTTGAAATGATGGTCAGAGGAATGAGCGCAGAAAGAGTTCCTTTCCTTACCTCCCGAATCTGCGGGATCTGTTCGATCAGTCACTCTCTTGCGAGTATACGGTCTCTGGAACGAGCAATGGAAATCACTGCCCCTCCTTCAGCGGAAAAAATACGCCTGCTTGCAATGCACGGTGAAACCCTGCAAAGCCATGCTTTGCATCTCTTCTTTCTCGCTATTCCCGACTTCGTCAATACTCCCAACGTGCTGCCCCTCATCAAATCACATCCTGATATCGTTCAGTCCGGATTGCGGCTCAAAGAAGCAGGAAATGCAATCAGCGCCTTGACAACAGGTAGATGCACCCATCCAGTCAGTCTTGTCCTCGGTGGGGTCAGCAAAGCACCTGAAAAAAGAGAACTCTCTGCTCTCCGGCAACAGCTCGAGGGAGTTTTGCCGGATCTCGATGCCGCTCGTGACTTTTGTGCCACACTGTCCATCCCCGATTTCGAGAGGGAAACCGAGTTTGTGTCCCTTTACAACGGCAGCACCTATCCTTTTATCGGCGGAGACCTGTACTCCACAGACGGCATCAGAAAAGATGAGAACGACTACCTTGATATGACCAATGAATACAAGGAAGAGTTCACAACGAGCAAATTCACGAAACTCAGCAGAGAGTCCTTTGCTGCAGGAGCACTTGCCCGGTTCAACAACAACCATGTATTCCTGCATCCGGAAGCCAAAGAAACAGCGTCTGCTTTCGGCCTTGTACCGGTCAATCACAATCCTTTCATGAACAACATCGCCCAACTGGTCGAATGTTACCATATCGTGCATGATGCCATTGCGTTGATCGACGCGCTGCTCGACGACCCACTCGAGAAACTGAAAGCAGCATGGACACCTAAAGCCGGAAAAGCAACCGGTGCCGTAGAAGCACCACGGGGTATTCTTTACCATCATATGGAAGTCGATGACACAGGCAAGGTTCTTAAAGGCGATTGCATCATCCCGACCACCCAGAATAACGCCAACATACATCTGGATCTCAGTGCCCTTGTCCATCAGGCTTTGGAAGAAGAAAAAACCGATAAAGAAATACAGCAGCTTTGTGAAATGATCGTCAGAAGTTACGATCCCTGTATCTCATGCTCGGTACATTAA
- a CDS encoding outer membrane protein produces the protein MKKALSLLMVFLVAVMWSAPGFSADKYVSGSIGINWMSDADLEPDFDYDYDDYDLEAGFDSGITLLGAFGCDYGDYRLEGELGYQSGDVDSLEFSGEDGEYDDISGDVTILSLLVNGYYDIDLGGGFELSPTVGVGVAQVKADDVELYDNAPDWSVSEVTFAYQAGIGLGIPVSDGIMLDARYRYFGTTDFTVEFSEYQFNTNMESHSALLGLRVNL, from the coding sequence ATGAAAAAAGCACTATCACTTTTAATGGTATTCCTGGTAGCAGTCATGTGGTCTGCTCCTGGTTTCAGCGCAGACAAGTATGTCAGCGGTAGTATCGGTATCAACTGGATGAGCGATGCTGATCTGGAGCCTGATTTTGATTATGATTATGATGATTATGACCTTGAAGCCGGCTTCGACTCAGGCATAACACTTCTTGGTGCATTTGGCTGCGATTACGGCGATTACAGGCTTGAAGGCGAACTCGGATACCAGAGTGGAGATGTCGACTCGCTTGAGTTTTCAGGAGAAGACGGTGAGTATGATGACATTTCAGGTGACGTCACTATTCTCTCGCTCCTCGTAAACGGCTACTACGACATCGATCTCGGCGGCGGTTTTGAGTTGTCTCCAACTGTCGGTGTAGGCGTAGCTCAAGTCAAAGCTGATGATGTCGAATTGTATGACAATGCACCTGACTGGTCAGTCAGCGAGGTAACCTTTGCCTACCAGGCTGGTATCGGGCTGGGTATTCCAGTTTCCGACGGCATTATGCTCGATGCTCGTTATCGCTATTTTGGGACAACTGATTTTACCGTCGAATTTAGCGAGTACCAGTTTAACACGAACATGGAAAGCCACAGCGCTCTGCTCGGCTTGCGTGTCAACTTGTAA
- the sucD gene encoding succinate--CoA ligase subunit alpha, protein MSVLVNKNTRLLVQGITGGEGTFHTSQILEYGTNVVAGVTPGKGGLQYTGNDRDTFTSSVPVYNTVKDAVEATEANASVIFVPAPFAADAIMEAADAGLKVIICITEGIPVNDMMKAYDYVQEKGAVLIGPNCPGVITPDEAKVGIMPGFIHKKGSIGVVSRSGTLTYEAVHQLTRVGLGQSTCIGIGGDPIIGTRFIDAIKLFAKDDETEGLVMIGEIGGSAEEEAAEYIKKHFKKPVVGFIAGRTAPPGRRMGHAGAIVSGGKGTAEDKIKAMEKAGIKVVENPADIGEAMLAALGGS, encoded by the coding sequence ATGAGTGTTTTGGTCAATAAAAATACCCGATTACTTGTTCAGGGTATTACAGGTGGTGAAGGAACTTTCCATACATCGCAGATTCTCGAGTATGGAACAAATGTCGTTGCCGGTGTCACCCCAGGGAAGGGAGGGCTGCAATATACGGGAAACGACCGTGATACCTTCACCAGCTCGGTTCCGGTTTATAATACGGTAAAAGATGCCGTTGAAGCGACAGAGGCTAATGCTTCGGTGATTTTTGTGCCTGCACCTTTTGCCGCCGATGCGATTATGGAGGCTGCCGATGCCGGTCTGAAAGTGATAATCTGCATTACCGAAGGCATTCCTGTCAATGACATGATGAAAGCATACGATTATGTGCAGGAAAAAGGAGCTGTTCTAATCGGCCCCAATTGTCCCGGTGTGATCACCCCGGATGAAGCGAAAGTAGGTATCATGCCAGGTTTCATTCATAAAAAAGGATCCATCGGTGTGGTATCGCGGAGTGGAACCCTTACCTATGAAGCTGTACACCAGTTGACTCGTGTCGGGCTTGGACAGTCGACATGTATCGGCATTGGTGGTGACCCTATTATCGGCACTCGTTTTATCGATGCAATCAAGCTGTTTGCGAAAGATGATGAAACTGAAGGGCTTGTGATGATCGGTGAGATTGGCGGGAGTGCTGAAGAAGAGGCTGCCGAATATATCAAAAAGCATTTCAAAAAACCGGTTGTTGGTTTTATTGCAGGCAGAACAGCTCCTCCCGGGCGACGGATGGGGCATGCAGGGGCGATTGTCTCTGGAGGAAAGGGGACTGCCGAGGACAAAATCAAGGCTATGGAGAAAGCGGGCATCAAGGTCGTTGAAAACCCTGCGGATATTGGCGAGGCAATGCTTGCGGCTCTTGGCGGCTCGTGA
- a CDS encoding NADH:ubiquinone oxidoreductase, whose amino-acid sequence MQHLGFSHKKIKIGSFDFTCCEGCQLQLANHESTLPAFLELLDIRNFREISSEKHDDYDIALVEGSITREDEVERLKTIRKNARILIAYGTCACFGGVNSLKNNFPIDETVREVYGNHSVDTLPVRKISDVVTVDFSIPGCPVSKEEVERIITSVATGSMIELPKYPVCVECKQQLNTCLFDLGEICLGPITRAGCNAVCTTGKTACLGCRGPADDINFESFMQLVTDRKMSLEELDEKLGFYNCFEEFRHDKS is encoded by the coding sequence GTGCAACATCTCGGGTTTTCTCACAAAAAAATAAAAATAGGTTCATTTGATTTCACCTGCTGTGAAGGCTGTCAACTGCAGCTCGCCAACCATGAATCAACACTTCCTGCCTTCCTTGAACTGCTTGATATTCGAAATTTCCGGGAAATATCGTCAGAAAAGCACGACGACTATGACATCGCCCTGGTTGAAGGCAGTATCACCAGAGAGGATGAGGTTGAACGCCTGAAAACCATACGGAAAAACGCAAGAATCTTGATCGCCTACGGCACCTGTGCCTGTTTCGGCGGGGTCAACAGTTTGAAAAACAACTTTCCGATCGACGAAACGGTTCGTGAGGTTTACGGCAACCATTCTGTCGACACTTTGCCGGTTCGCAAGATCAGTGATGTCGTTACAGTGGACTTCTCGATCCCCGGCTGTCCGGTCTCAAAAGAGGAAGTTGAACGAATTATCACCAGTGTTGCTACTGGCTCGATGATCGAACTGCCGAAATATCCGGTATGCGTCGAGTGCAAGCAGCAACTCAACACCTGCTTGTTCGATCTGGGGGAAATTTGTCTCGGCCCTATAACGAGAGCGGGTTGCAACGCAGTCTGTACTACCGGAAAAACAGCATGCCTTGGCTGCCGTGGTCCTGCTGATGATATCAACTTCGAATCGTTCATGCAACTTGTAACCGACCGGAAAATGAGCCTTGAAGAGCTCGATGAAAAGCTTGGATTTTATAACTGTTTTGAGGAATTCCGTCATGACAAAAGTTGA